A genomic window from Martelella lutilitoris includes:
- the chvE gene encoding multiple monosaccharide ABC transporter substrate-binding protein yields MKSVISMLAAASVAVAALAAPAIAADKGYVGIAMPTKGLDRWNKDGASMVQQFQEAGYKTDLQYAENEIPAQLSQVENMITKGVDVLVIAAIDGGSLTAPLANAAAAGIPVIAYDRLILNTPNVDYYATFDNFKVGVIQGNSLVEGLKSRFPDVHPWNVELFGGSPDDNNAYFFYNGAMSVIQPLIDSGDIVIPSGQMGMDKIGTLNWSNAAAQARMDNLLSAYYTQQPLHGVYASNDDLAMGAISSLKSLGYGSGDMKMPIITGQDSNLPNVKAIIEGLQYSSIFKDTRKLAEVTVGMVEAISEGKQPEINDTSTYNNGDKVVPSYLLEPVAVTKDNWKQILVDDSGYYTMKQIEE; encoded by the coding sequence ATGAAAAGCGTTATCTCGATGCTTGCTGCCGCAAGCGTGGCCGTGGCGGCGCTTGCGGCGCCGGCGATCGCAGCCGACAAGGGCTATGTCGGCATCGCCATGCCGACCAAGGGTCTGGACCGCTGGAACAAGGACGGCGCGTCCATGGTGCAGCAGTTCCAGGAAGCCGGCTACAAGACCGACCTGCAATACGCCGAAAACGAAATTCCCGCGCAGCTCTCGCAAGTCGAGAACATGATCACCAAGGGCGTCGACGTCCTCGTGATCGCCGCGATCGACGGCGGCTCGCTGACGGCGCCGCTGGCCAATGCCGCAGCAGCGGGCATTCCGGTCATTGCCTATGACCGCCTCATCCTCAACACGCCGAATGTCGATTATTACGCCACCTTCGACAACTTCAAGGTCGGTGTCATTCAGGGCAACAGCCTGGTCGAAGGCCTGAAGTCCCGCTTCCCCGACGTTCACCCCTGGAATGTCGAGCTCTTCGGTGGGTCGCCCGACGACAACAACGCCTATTTCTTCTACAACGGCGCCATGTCGGTGATCCAGCCGCTGATCGATTCCGGCGACATCGTCATCCCGTCGGGCCAGATGGGCATGGACAAGATCGGCACGCTGAACTGGTCGAATGCTGCCGCCCAGGCGCGCATGGACAACCTGCTTTCGGCCTATTACACGCAGCAGCCGCTGCACGGCGTCTATGCCTCCAACGATGACCTCGCCATGGGCGCGATCTCCTCGCTGAAGAGCCTCGGCTACGGCTCCGGCGACATGAAGATGCCGATCATCACCGGCCAGGATTCGAACCTGCCGAACGTGAAGGCGATCATCGAAGGCCTGCAGTATTCCTCGATCTTCAAGGATACCCGCAAGCTTGCCGAAGTCACCGTCGGCATGGTCGAGGCGATTTCCGAGGGCAAGCAGCCGGAAATCAACGACACCTCGACCTACAACAATGGCGACAAGGTCGTGCCGTCCTATCTGCTGGAGCCGGTCGCCGTGACCAAGGACAACTGGAAGCAGATCCTGGTCGACGACAGCGGCTACTACACGATGAAGCAGATCGAAGAGTAA
- the chvE gene encoding multiple monosaccharide ABC transporter substrate-binding protein: MKLVVSAFAIAAMAVTSFAVPAFAQDKGTIGIAMPTKSSARWISDGESMVRQFNEAGYATDLQYAEDNIPNQLSQIENMITKGVDALVIASIDGTTLSNALANAAAAGIPVVAYDRLIRESGDVDYYATFDNFQVGVQQGSSLVKGLEERFPDEEVWNVELFGGSPDDNNAYYFYDGAMSVLQPLIDDGKIDIVSGQMGMNQVGTLRWDGAVAQARMDNLLSANYTDETIHGVLSPYDGLSIGILSSLKGVGYGSGDQKMPIVTGQDAELPSIKSINMGEQYSTVFKDTRELARVTVGMVEALLEGGEPEINDTTTYDNGVKVVPSYLLAPVAVDGSNWEEILVDQSGYYTLEQIKE, encoded by the coding sequence ATGAAACTCGTAGTATCTGCATTCGCCATTGCGGCAATGGCGGTGACATCCTTTGCGGTGCCGGCCTTTGCGCAGGACAAGGGCACGATCGGCATCGCCATGCCGACGAAATCGTCCGCCCGCTGGATTTCCGACGGCGAATCCATGGTCCGGCAGTTCAACGAAGCCGGTTACGCCACCGACCTTCAATATGCCGAGGACAATATTCCCAACCAGCTGTCGCAGATCGAGAACATGATCACCAAGGGCGTCGATGCCCTGGTCATCGCCTCGATCGACGGCACGACGCTGTCCAACGCGCTCGCCAATGCGGCCGCCGCCGGCATTCCCGTCGTCGCCTATGACCGCCTGATCCGGGAGAGCGGCGACGTCGACTATTACGCCACCTTCGACAACTTCCAGGTCGGCGTCCAGCAAGGCTCCAGCCTCGTCAAGGGCCTTGAGGAGCGTTTCCCGGACGAAGAGGTCTGGAATGTCGAACTGTTCGGCGGCTCGCCGGACGACAACAACGCCTATTACTTCTATGACGGCGCCATGTCGGTGCTGCAGCCGCTGATCGATGACGGCAAGATCGACATCGTTTCCGGCCAGATGGGCATGAACCAGGTCGGCACGCTGCGCTGGGACGGCGCCGTCGCCCAGGCGCGCATGGATAACCTTCTGTCGGCAAACTATACCGACGAGACCATCCACGGCGTCCTGTCTCCCTATGACGGGCTTTCCATCGGCATCCTGTCTTCGCTCAAGGGCGTCGGCTACGGCTCCGGCGACCAGAAGATGCCGATCGTGACCGGCCAGGACGCCGAACTGCCCTCGATCAAGTCGATCAATATGGGCGAGCAGTACTCCACCGTTTTCAAGGACACCCGCGAACTTGCCCGCGTCACCGTCGGCATGGTCGAGGCGCTGCTTGAAGGCGGCGAGCCGGAGATCAACGACACCACGACCTATGACAACGGCGTGAAGGTCGTGCCCTCCTATCTGCTCGCGCCGGTTGCCGTCGACGGGTCGAACTGGGAGGAAATCCTGGTCGACCAGAGCGGCTACTACACGCTCGAGCAGATCAAGGAATAA
- a CDS encoding PQQ-dependent sugar dehydrogenase, which translates to MTFAFPKTVALVAVAAVLAQAQPARAQTPPLAVEEIASGLAHPWSVEPLDDGSFVVSERPGRLSLIDAEGGVREVSGLPEVYAAGQGGLLDVALDPDFADNRVIYFTASISGDGGQGTAVFRATLDRAAAQLGTVERIFAMNRFTGTNRHFGSRIAIDEDGNLFFGIGDRGERDRAQNAGDHAGSILRIRPDGSVPDDNPYVGESGASAEIWSIGHRNPQGITIDPATGILYTVEHGARGGDEINIPEAGANYGWPEISYGVHYSGAEIGRGTHAEGLEQPLYYWDPSIAPGAIAVYRGEMFPEWDGDFLVTALKDRLLAHVAVDENGVPTAEHRLFEDRFGRLRDVKVAPDGAVLLTTDEANGQLLRVYRP; encoded by the coding sequence GTGACCTTTGCCTTTCCGAAGACCGTCGCGCTCGTTGCCGTAGCCGCAGTTCTGGCGCAGGCCCAGCCCGCACGCGCCCAAACGCCGCCGCTTGCCGTTGAGGAGATCGCCTCGGGCCTTGCCCATCCCTGGTCCGTCGAACCCCTTGACGACGGCAGCTTCGTGGTGAGCGAACGGCCCGGCCGGCTGAGCCTCATCGATGCCGAGGGCGGCGTACGCGAAGTCTCGGGCCTGCCGGAGGTCTACGCGGCAGGCCAGGGCGGATTGCTCGACGTGGCGCTCGATCCGGATTTTGCCGACAATCGCGTGATCTACTTCACCGCTTCGATCTCCGGCGATGGCGGTCAGGGCACTGCGGTGTTCCGCGCGACCCTTGATCGCGCGGCAGCGCAACTCGGTACGGTCGAGCGGATTTTCGCCATGAACCGGTTTACCGGCACCAACCGCCATTTCGGCTCGCGCATTGCCATTGACGAAGACGGCAACCTGTTCTTCGGGATCGGTGACCGCGGCGAGCGCGACCGCGCCCAGAACGCCGGCGATCATGCGGGCTCGATCCTGCGCATCCGCCCCGATGGTAGCGTACCGGACGATAACCCCTATGTCGGAGAAAGCGGCGCATCTGCCGAAATCTGGTCCATCGGCCACCGCAATCCGCAGGGAATCACCATCGACCCCGCGACCGGCATTCTCTATACGGTCGAGCACGGCGCGCGCGGCGGCGACGAAATCAACATCCCCGAGGCCGGCGCCAATTACGGCTGGCCGGAAATCTCCTACGGCGTGCATTATTCCGGGGCCGAGATTGGCCGGGGCACCCATGCGGAGGGGCTGGAACAGCCGCTCTATTACTGGGATCCGTCGATCGCGCCCGGCGCCATCGCCGTCTATCGCGGCGAGATGTTTCCCGAATGGGACGGCGACTTCCTCGTCACCGCCCTGAAGGACCGGCTGCTCGCCCATGTCGCGGTGGATGAAAACGGTGTGCCGACGGCGGAACACCGTCTGTTCGAAGACCGCTTCGGCCGGCTGCGCGACGTGAAGGTCGCGCCCGACGGCGCGGTGCTGCTGACGACCGACGAGGCGAACGGGCAGTTGCTCCGGGTCTACCGTCCCTGA
- a CDS encoding DUF1176 domain-containing protein, whose protein sequence is MRHRLSFRIAAFALALGFVPAGAFEYRQIDDWAVSCDNAYVCTISLNPPTPQDGNADLAAIQWHRSADPAAPLSLSLPFPPGFFQKGDAKGAFRISIDGVEAYGVAIADLAKDEAVGTFGVSDPAALAALFAKMTAGKSATIAYSGGLGDFASTIVLAGLSDSARFVDDLQGRKGRTDALVDKGDAAPPESVSVWSIDTYKQLPPSILRNLSDENSVCYTDEAHLDQADAFGFNAGASTIMLLPCGPSGAYNQPYQLYVGKDQEFHRAEFPNVSEAGITVLDTVYNVNFDLDNRKLSSVYLGRGLGDCGLAHYWSLDEQATGNPLVLTHERAKSACDGKDVGAANWPVTWQTTLGRHGNAADKANKADNAGNASEAK, encoded by the coding sequence ATGCGTCACAGATTGTCGTTTCGGATTGCCGCCTTCGCCCTTGCTCTCGGCTTCGTTCCCGCCGGCGCATTCGAATATCGCCAGATCGACGACTGGGCCGTGAGCTGCGACAATGCCTATGTCTGCACGATCTCGCTTAATCCGCCGACGCCGCAGGACGGCAATGCCGATCTTGCCGCGATCCAGTGGCACAGAAGCGCCGATCCCGCAGCGCCGCTTTCGCTCAGCCTGCCCTTTCCGCCCGGCTTCTTCCAGAAAGGCGATGCAAAGGGCGCCTTCCGCATCAGCATCGACGGCGTCGAGGCCTATGGCGTCGCCATCGCTGATCTTGCCAAGGACGAAGCCGTCGGCACTTTCGGCGTCAGCGATCCGGCGGCGCTGGCGGCGTTGTTTGCGAAGATGACAGCGGGCAAAAGCGCGACGATCGCCTATAGCGGCGGGCTTGGCGATTTCGCCTCGACCATCGTGCTTGCCGGACTTTCCGACAGCGCCCGTTTCGTTGATGACCTGCAGGGCCGTAAGGGCCGCACGGACGCGCTGGTGGACAAGGGCGACGCAGCGCCGCCAGAGAGCGTCAGCGTCTGGTCTATCGACACTTACAAGCAACTGCCGCCGTCGATCCTCAGAAATCTCAGCGACGAAAACAGCGTTTGCTACACCGATGAGGCCCATCTCGATCAGGCCGATGCCTTCGGGTTCAACGCCGGCGCCAGCACGATCATGCTCCTGCCCTGCGGGCCGTCCGGGGCCTATAACCAGCCCTACCAGCTTTATGTCGGCAAGGACCAGGAATTCCACCGGGCCGAGTTTCCGAATGTCAGCGAGGCAGGCATCACCGTCCTCGACACGGTCTACAATGTCAATTTCGATCTCGATAACCGCAAGCTTTCATCCGTCTATCTCGGACGCGGGCTCGGCGATTGCGGCCTGGCGCATTACTGGAGCCTCGATGAGCAGGCGACGGGCAATCCGCTCGTCCTCACCCATGAGCGCGCCAAGAGCGCCTGCGACGGCAAGGATGTCGGCGCCGCCAACTGGCCGGTGACCTGGCAGACGACGCTCGGGCGGCACGGAAATGCGGCGGACAAGGCCAACAAGGCCGATAACGCCGGCAACGCCTCCGAGGCGAAATAG